Genomic segment of Acidimicrobiia bacterium:
TGAGCCCTTCGGATTCGAGGATGCGGAGTGCCTCGCGCACCGGGATTCGCGACACATTCAGATCGGCTGCAAGTTTCGCCTGTTTGAGATGCTCACCAGGGGCAAATGCTCCAGCGAGGATCCCCGCGCGTATCTCGGCGGCGACGAGGTCCCCGAGGTTGTTGTGTGTCTGCCCGAGATCCTTCATCATCCTCTCCGGGGGTGCTCGCCGTGGAGACGCCCGATTGTACCGGCGGTCTGTCGGGGTCCGCGGTTCAGAATCCGATCGTGAGGCCGCCATCGATGCGGAACACCGCACCGGTCACATACCCGGCCCTTGCGCTCACGAGGAAGGTGATCAGGTCCCCCACCTCCTCCGGCTTGGCGAGCCGACCCATCGGGATCGCATCGATGTGGTGCTTTCGGATCTCGGCGGGTGTCATCGACGAACTTGCCGTCATGGCCGCCTCATACCGTTGGAGAGCCCCCGAGTCGACTTGGCCCGGCACCACGACATTCACACGAACGGCGGGGGCGAGTTCCAACGCGAGTGATCGTGCCGCCGCCGCAACGCCACCGCGGAACACTGACGACAGGGCAAGCTCCGGGGATGCCTCAAGAATCGATCGCGCGGTCAGAACGACGATGCGTCCGTCCCCGGTGGCGACCAGGTGAGGGGTCGCTTCGCGCATTGCTTCGAGCTGGGGGCGGAGCATCTTTTCGAAACCGTCTCTGACATCGTCAGCAGTGGTGTGAACCAACCCGCCGGGTTTGCCTCCCCCCGAGTTCCCGACGAGGATGTCGAGTCCACCGAGCACGGAAACGGCCTCCTCGACGACCCTCGCGGCTTCTCCTTCGACGGACAGGTCAGCGATGGCGTGACCCGCGGCGCCGACCGCCTCGGCACTTGCGACCACCCGGTCGGGGTCACGGCCGGTCACGAAGACCGAAGCCCCTTCGGCCGCAAGGGATGCAGCCGTGGCATGTCCCATGCCGGCGGACGAGCCGAAGATCAGGGCCCTCACCCCTTCGAGTCCGAGATCCATGCTCAACCCACGGCGGTGAGGTCGATCGGTGGGATCTCGTCGACGAAGTGGCACGCGACTTCGTGGACGGGGTTGATCGGAAGCAGCTCAGGCGACTCCTCCCGGCACCGGTCGCGCACATGGGGGCATCGCGAGGCAAATCGGCACCCCACCGGAGGATCGACGAGGTTCGGAACCTCGCCCTTGACCATCAGCCTCTTGCGGGAGGCTTCGATCACCGGATCGGGAATCGGGACGGCCGAGAGCAGCGTCTGGGTGTACGGATGTGAGGGCTTCTCGTACACCGCGTCCTTGGTCGCCACTTCGACAAGCTGACCCGCGTACATGATCGCCACACGATCCGAGATGTGTCGTACGACCGACAGGTCGTGGGCGATGAACAAATAGGTGAGATTGAGTTCCTGCCTGAGATCCTGCATCAGGTTCACAATCTGGGCCTGGATCGAGACATCGAGTGCCGACACCGGCTCGTCGGCGACGATGAACTCGGGTCTCAGTGCGAGCGCCCGTGCGATCCCGATGCGTTGGCGCTGCCCGCCAGAGAAGGCGTGGGGAAACCGATCGACCGCATCGGTTGGCATCCCGACGAGGTCGAGGAACTCCTTGACTTCACTCCGGGCGTCCTCGATCCTCTTGATCTTGCCGTGGACCAGCAGCGGTTCGGCGACGATCTCGAGGACCGACTGGGAGGGGTTGAGCGACCCGTATGGGTCCTGGAACACCGGTTGCATGTGACGCCGCAATCGGCGGAGTTCCTCGCCGTCGAGCGTCGTGATGTCGTTTCCCCGGAAGCGGATCGTTCCCTCCGCAATCGGGGCCCGGCGGAGGATGGCTCTCCCGGTTGTCGTCTTTCCGGATCCGGATTCCCCAACGAGGCCGAGGACCTCTCCCGGTGCAATCGAGAGACTCAGATGGTCGACTGCTGAGAGCCAGTGGGTTTCCTGGCCCCAGAAACCGGATCTGCCGACATTGAACTTGACGCTGAGGTTCTCGACCTCGACGAGCGGTTCGGTCATTGTGCTTCCTCCAAGGCTTCCCACTCGGCCTCGAGCTCTTGCTCGATCACGCGCTCGGCGACGAACGGTTTGTAACACGCAACCGCGCGTTTCCCGCGTTCGGTGGAGAGGATCGGTTCGGTGACCTTGCACTCGTCGCCCGAGATCTCACATCTTGGGGCGAACGAGCAGCCGACAACCGGGAGCCTGAGGTCGGGCGTGGTACCGGTGATCGCGTAGAGCCGCGGAACGATCTCGTCCAGCCTCGGAGTGGACTTGAGAAGTCCGACCGTGTAGGGATGACCCGGCTTGCCGAACAGCTCGAGGGCGTTGCCCTTCTCGACGAAGCGGCCCGCATACATCACTCGCACACGGTGGCACACGCCTGCCACGACGGCGAGGTCGTGCGTGATCAGGATCGTGGTGAGGCCCAGACGCTCCTGGAGGTCGGCGAGCAGTTCGAGGATCTGGGCCTGGATCGTGACATCGAGCGCCGTGGTTGGTTCGTCTGCGATCAGCAGGTCGGGTTCGGAGGCGAGGGCCATGGCGATCATGGCTCGTTGACGCATGCCGCCGGAGAACTCGTGTGGATACTGTGCGAAGCGGCGCTTCGGATCCGACATCCCAACGAGGCTCAACAGTTCGGTGGCACGGGTGGTCGCCTGCGACTTGTTCATGCCGAGGTGGCGCTTGAGGACCTCGTTGATCTGGGCGCCGATCGTCATCAGCGGATTGAACGAGGTCATCGGGTCTTGGAAGACCATGGAGATGTTCTTGCCCCGGACTTTCCGCGCACGCGACGCTGCCCCCTTGCCATAGAGGAGGGATTGGCCCTTCCAGAGGATGTCGCCTCCGGTGATCTTGCCCGGCATGTCGACCAGCCCGATGATCGACCGAGCCGTGACGCTCTTGCCGCTTCCCGATTCCCCGACAATCCCGAGGGTTTCCCCGGGATCGAGCTGAAGGTTCACGCCGCGGACGGCTCGTACGGTTCCGCTTTGCGTGTAGAAGCTGACTTCGAGGTCACGAACCTCAAGCAGAGGAACCGGGTCGGTCACGAGGCGGCCTCCTTGGTCGTTGGCCTGTCCTTGGATGCGGTCACCTCGGCGAAGCGCTTCGCCCTTGCCAGCGGGTTGGTTCGCACGCGGAGCCAGCTTGCGATCATGTTGGCGCTCAGGACGGTGAGTGCGATCGCGATGCCGGGGAAGATGATGAGCCACGGTGCGCGGAAGATGTAGTCCTTCCCGGTCGCCACATCGAGACCCCACGATGTCTCAGGGGGCTGGATTCCGAGGCCGAGGAACGAGAGCGCCGCCTCGGCGAGGATGACCCTGGCGAACTCGAGAATGACGAGCGTGATCAACGGCGCGGTGAGCCCCGGAAGGATGTGGCGGAACACGACACGCTTCTGTTTCGCTCCGACGAGCTCGGCGGCTTCGACATAGGGGCGCTCCTTGACCGAAAGTACCGAACCTCGCGTCACCCTTGCGTACACCATCCAGCCGTTCAATGAAAGAACAAGGATCACCGTGCCGACGCTCGGTCCGATCACGGCAAGGATCATGAGGGCCAGCAGGAGTCCGGGGAATGCGACCTGGGTATCGACCATCCGCATGATCACCGAGTCGGTACGCCCGCCCTTGTAGCCGGCGAACAGCCCGGCAACGACCCCGACGGCTCCCGCGAAGACCACGACGCTCGTCCCAACGAGCAGGGAGATCCGTGCGCCGAAGATGAGGCGGGACAGGACATCGCGGCCGAGGTTGTCGGTCCCGAGAATGTGGTCGGTTCCCCCGCCGTCCATCCAGAACGGCGGAAGAAGTCGGTCGCCGAGGCTCTGCGCGGCAGGATCATATGGTGCAAGGAGCGGAGCAAGGAATGCACCGATGACAAGCACCACCAGATAGATGAAGCCGAGGAGCGCCGCCTTGTCCTGCCAGAGCTCTGCAAAGAAGTTACGAAGCATCCGACGCCTCGCACCCTGCTTGGAGTCCACTTTGACGATATCAGTCGGATCGGCAGGTTCGGGGGGTGCAACGATGCTCATGCGTTCACCTTGATGCGTGGGTCGATCCTCATGTAGACGAAGTCCATCATGATGTTGATGAACACGACGACGATGGCGACGACGAAGACGATGGCTTGGAGCAGGATGAGATCCTGGCGGTCGATGGCCTGGATCGACATGAAACCGATGCCAGGCCAGGCAAAGACGGTCTCGACTACGACCGCATACCCGGCCATTGCCCTGATGAACTCCCATCCCACCAGTGTCGTGACGGGTATCGAGGCATTCCGGAAGGCGTGATTGAAGATCATCCGGTGGAAGACGAGTCCTTTGGCCCTCGCCGTTTCGATGTATGGCAGATGCAGCTCGTCGATCATCGTCGAGCGAACCATCATGACAATGCGACCCATCGCCGGAAGCGCGAGGGTGAGCGCGGGTAAGACGATGTGTTGCCACGACCCATACCCCGAGGTCGGGAACCAACCGAGCTCGACACCGAACACCAGGATCAGCATCAGCCCGAGCCAGAACTGGGGGATCGAAAGTCCGAGGAGACTGCTGCCGACGAGCGCGCGGTCGAGCCACGAACCGGGCCGAAGCGATGACCAGATGCCGATCGGCACCCCGATCACGACGGCGAACGACAGACCGACCACAACGAGGATGAAGGTGCGCGGAAGCGCTTCTTTGATGACATCAAATGCCGGACGCCCCTGCCACAGCGAATCGCCGAAATCGAATCGAACGGCGCCCTGGACGAAGTCAACGAGCTGGGCAGGGATGGGCTGGTCGAGGCCGAGCGACGCCTCGAAGGCCGCTCGTTCTGCAGGGGTAGCCTCCAGCGGGAGCATCAGGGAGACCGGATCGCCGATCATTCTGGTGACGACGAACACCACCAGGACGACGCCGATGATCACGATCAGCCCCTGAGCTACCCGCCGGAGGATGAACCTACCCATTGTCGATATGTGCCCTTCTCAGTTGGTCAGCCGCTGACCGCCATTTCCTTGACGAGCAGTTTGGCATCAACGCGAGGATCCCACACGAGGCGATCGGTCGCGCCGTAGGTGTCCTCGATGTCGACGAGGAACGCAAAGTACGCATCGTCGCACGCACGCTCACCCGCCTTGTTGTACAGGCTTTCGCGAGTGGCGGGGTCGGTTTCGACCGCTGCCTCCTCGATCCAGCCAGCGAGCTCGGTGTCCTGGTTCGAAGCACCCGTGCCATCCATGTGGTAGTAGGCGTCATAGGTGCGGCTCGCATCCAGCAGTTCGTTCGACATCGACACGAAGATCGCTGACGCGCGTGTCTCACGGTCGAACAGCCGGTTCAGGTACTCGCCGAACTCGAAGATCTGGACATTCGGGTTCAGACCCGCATCGGCCCAGTAGTTGGCGACGGCCTCGATCAGCTCACGGTCCTTGAGCCAGCGGCCTGACTCACCGACGATGTCGATCGTTGCACCCTCAGCACCTGCATCGGCGATCAACGACTTCGCCTTTTCCACATCGTACGGGTACGCCGACAGATCGTCGTTGTAACCGGTGTAGGCCGGGCGCAGCATCTGACACTGGGTCACGACGGCCTTGCCCGCATACAGCGAGTTGGCGAGTGCTTCCTTGTCGATCGCGTAGTTCATGGCCTGACGGACACGAACATCCGCGGTCGGTCCGTCGATGGTCGACACGATCATGGTCGGCTGCTCGCCGCCCACGACGCTCATCGACTTCGGCGGCACATCGATGTCATCCGGGGACAGGTTGGTCATCAGGTCGATCTCTCCCGAAAGCACACCCGAAAGACGCGTTCCTGCCTCCTCGATGAACCGGAAGGTCACCTCTTCGATCGCAGGCGCACCGTCCCAGTAGTCATCGTTGCGTTCCAGCACGATCTCTGAACCGCGGCTCCACGAGACGAACTTGTACGGCCCGGTGCCAACCGGGTTCTCCGCGAAGTCGGCGTTGTCGGCGAGCGATGCATCGATGACCTTGATCCAGTACAACCGGGAAGGAAGCACCGGGTCGGGGCCGTTGGTGGTCAACCGTACGGTCGTTGCATCCACAGCCTCCGCCTTCGTGATCGGCGCGAAGAACCCGAACTGCTCGGACTCCTCTCCCAGACCGATGATGCGGTTGAACGAAGCCGCGACGGCTTCTGCCGTCAACGGGTTGCCGTTGGTGAAGCTGATGCCCTCACGGATCGTGATGTCCCATGTCGTGTCGTCGACCTGCGTCGGCATCGCCGATGCCAGGCCCGGCACGAGTTCACCCTCGGGAGTACGGGCCAACAGCGTCTCGTAGATGTTGTCGTTGATCGCCCGCTCACCACCATCATCCCTGATTTGTGGATCGAGCGATGATGGTTCAGATCCGATCGCGATCACGATCGACGCGCCCATATCGCCGCCGTTGCCGCCATCGCCGCCTGCCGTGGTCGTGGTGGTATCGCCGCTTGTGTCCGAATCGCTCGAACATGCCGTCGCAACCATTGCCAACACGAGCACGAGCAGGAGCAACGACACCACGCGGTTATTCGCAAGCAGTCGTCTCACTGCATTCCTCCAGTCATGTGCTTGGTTCTTGAGTCCC
This window contains:
- a CDS encoding SDR family oxidoreductase codes for the protein MDLGLEGVRALIFGSSAGMGHATAASLAAEGASVFVTGRDPDRVVASAEAVGAAGHAIADLSVEGEAARVVEEAVSVLGGLDILVGNSGGGKPGGLVHTTADDVRDGFEKMLRPQLEAMREATPHLVATGDGRIVVLTARSILEASPELALSSVFRGGVAAAARSLALELAPAVRVNVVVPGQVDSGALQRYEAAMTASSSMTPAEIRKHHIDAIPMGRLAKPEEVGDLITFLVSARAGYVTGAVFRIDGGLTIGF
- a CDS encoding ATP-binding cassette domain-containing protein, which encodes MTEPLVEVENLSVKFNVGRSGFWGQETHWLSAVDHLSLSIAPGEVLGLVGESGSGKTTTGRAILRRAPIAEGTIRFRGNDITTLDGEELRRLRRHMQPVFQDPYGSLNPSQSVLEIVAEPLLVHGKIKRIEDARSEVKEFLDLVGMPTDAVDRFPHAFSGGQRQRIGIARALALRPEFIVADEPVSALDVSIQAQIVNLMQDLRQELNLTYLFIAHDLSVVRHISDRVAIMYAGQLVEVATKDAVYEKPSHPYTQTLLSAVPIPDPVIEASRKRLMVKGEVPNLVDPPVGCRFASRCPHVRDRCREESPELLPINPVHEVACHFVDEIPPIDLTAVG
- a CDS encoding ABC transporter ATP-binding protein, whose translation is MTDPVPLLEVRDLEVSFYTQSGTVRAVRGVNLQLDPGETLGIVGESGSGKSVTARSIIGLVDMPGKITGGDILWKGQSLLYGKGAASRARKVRGKNISMVFQDPMTSFNPLMTIGAQINEVLKRHLGMNKSQATTRATELLSLVGMSDPKRRFAQYPHEFSGGMRQRAMIAMALASEPDLLIADEPTTALDVTIQAQILELLADLQERLGLTTILITHDLAVVAGVCHRVRVMYAGRFVEKGNALELFGKPGHPYTVGLLKSTPRLDEIVPRLYAITGTTPDLRLPVVGCSFAPRCEISGDECKVTEPILSTERGKRAVACYKPFVAERVIEQELEAEWEALEEAQ
- a CDS encoding ABC transporter permease; this encodes MSIVAPPEPADPTDIVKVDSKQGARRRMLRNFFAELWQDKAALLGFIYLVVLVIGAFLAPLLAPYDPAAQSLGDRLLPPFWMDGGGTDHILGTDNLGRDVLSRLIFGARISLLVGTSVVVFAGAVGVVAGLFAGYKGGRTDSVIMRMVDTQVAFPGLLLALMILAVIGPSVGTVILVLSLNGWMVYARVTRGSVLSVKERPYVEAAELVGAKQKRVVFRHILPGLTAPLITLVILEFARVILAEAALSFLGLGIQPPETSWGLDVATGKDYIFRAPWLIIFPGIAIALTVLSANMIASWLRVRTNPLARAKRFAEVTASKDRPTTKEAAS
- a CDS encoding ABC transporter permease, which gives rise to MGRFILRRVAQGLIVIIGVVLVVFVVTRMIGDPVSLMLPLEATPAERAAFEASLGLDQPIPAQLVDFVQGAVRFDFGDSLWQGRPAFDVIKEALPRTFILVVVGLSFAVVIGVPIGIWSSLRPGSWLDRALVGSSLLGLSIPQFWLGLMLILVFGVELGWFPTSGYGSWQHIVLPALTLALPAMGRIVMMVRSTMIDELHLPYIETARAKGLVFHRMIFNHAFRNASIPVTTLVGWEFIRAMAGYAVVVETVFAWPGIGFMSIQAIDRQDLILLQAIVFVVAIVVVFINIMMDFVYMRIDPRIKVNA
- a CDS encoding ABC transporter substrate-binding protein; protein product: MRRLLANNRVVSLLLLVLVLAMVATACSSDSDTSGDTTTTTAGGDGGNGGDMGASIVIAIGSEPSSLDPQIRDDGGERAINDNIYETLLARTPEGELVPGLASAMPTQVDDTTWDITIREGISFTNGNPLTAEAVAASFNRIIGLGEESEQFGFFAPITKAEAVDATTVRLTTNGPDPVLPSRLYWIKVIDASLADNADFAENPVGTGPYKFVSWSRGSEIVLERNDDYWDGAPAIEEVTFRFIEEAGTRLSGVLSGEIDLMTNLSPDDIDVPPKSMSVVGGEQPTMIVSTIDGPTADVRVRQAMNYAIDKEALANSLYAGKAVVTQCQMLRPAYTGYNDDLSAYPYDVEKAKSLIADAGAEGATIDIVGESGRWLKDRELIEAVANYWADAGLNPNVQIFEFGEYLNRLFDRETRASAIFVSMSNELLDASRTYDAYYHMDGTGASNQDTELAGWIEEAAVETDPATRESLYNKAGERACDDAYFAFLVDIEDTYGATDRLVWDPRVDAKLLVKEMAVSG